A single window of Zea mays cultivar B73 chromosome 10, Zm-B73-REFERENCE-NAM-5.0, whole genome shotgun sequence DNA harbors:
- the LOC100283284 gene encoding cysteine protease 1 precursor, which yields MGASTTPLASAAALLLLLLAPLAAAADSMSIVSYGERSEEEARRMYAEWMAAHGRTYNAVGEEERRFEVFRDNLRYVDAHNAAADAGVHSFRLGLNRFADLTNDEYRATYLGVRSRPQRERRLGDRYLAGDNEDLPESVDWRAKGAVAEVKDQGSCGSCWAFSTIAAVEGINQIVTGDMISLSEQELVDCDTSYNQGCNGGLMDYAFEFIINNGGIDTEEDYPYKGTDGRCDVNRKNAKVVTIDSYEDVPANSEKSLQKAVANQPISVAIEAGGRAFQLYNSGIFTGTCGTALDHGVTAVGYGTENGKDYWIVKNSWGSSWGESGYVRMERNIKASSGKCGIAVEPSYPLKKGANPPNPGPTPPSPTPPPTVCDNYYSCPDSTTCCCIYEYGKYCFAWGCCPLEGATCCDDHYSCCPHDYPVCNVKQGTCLMGKDSPLSLSVKATKRTLAKPHWAFPGNTAADGMKSSA from the exons ATGGGCGCCTCCACCACGCCGCtcgcgtcggcggcggcgctgcttctgctgctgctcgcgccgctcgccgcGGCGGCGGACAGCATGTCGATCGTCTCCTACGGCGAGCGGAGCGAGGAGGAGGCGCGGCGGATGTACGCCGAGTGGATGGCGGCGCACGGCCGGACCTACAACGCCGTCGGCGAGGAGGAGCGCAGGTTCGAGGTGTTCAGGGACAACCTCCGCTACGTCGACGCCCACAACGCCGCCGCCGACGCGGGCGTCCACTCCTTCCGCCTCGGGCTCAACCGCTTCGCCGACCTCACCAACGACGAGTACCGCGCCACCTACCTCGGCGTCAGGAGCAGGCCGCAGAGGGAGAGGAGGCTCGGTGACAGGTACCTGGCCGGCGACAACGAGGACCTGCCGGAGTCCGTCGACTGGCGGGCCAAGGGCGCCGTCGCGGAGGTCAAGGACCAGGGCAGCTGCG GGAGTTGCTGGGCTTTCTCAACAATAGCGGCTGTGGAAGGCATCAACCAGATTGTTACTGGCGACATGATCTCCTTGTCTGAGCAGGAGCTTGTTGACTGTGACACTTCATACAACCAGGGGTGCAATGGAGGTTTGATGGACTATGCGTTTGAGTTCATCATCAACAACGGCGGAATCGACACCGAGGAGGATTACCCTTACAAGGGCACGGACGGACGGTGTGATGTCAACAGG AAAAACGCCAAGGTTGTTACTATCGACAGCTATGAAGATGTACCAGCGAACAGTGAGAAAAGTCTGCAGAAGGCAGTTGCGAACCAGCCCATCAGTGTTGCAATTGAGGCTGGTGGCAGAGCATTTCAGCTCTACAACTCG GGTATCTTCACAGGAACCTGTGGAACAGCGTTGGACCATGGTGTCACGGCCGTCGGCTACGGCACAGAGAACGGCAAGGACTACTGGATCGTGAAGAACTCTTGGGGCAGCAGCTGGGGCGAGTCCGGCTACGTCAGGATGGAGCGCAACATCAAGGCGTCCAGCGGCAAGTGTGGTATCGCCGTTGAGCCGTCGTACCCTCTGAAGAAGGGCGCCAACCCCCCGAACCCTGGGCCGACCCCGCCTTCCCCCACCCCGCCGCCCACCGTCTGCGACAACTACTACTCGTGCCCCGACAGCACCACCTGCTGCTGCATCTATGAGTACGGCAAGTACTGCTTCGCCTGGGGCTGCTGCCCGCTCGAGGGCGCCACCTGCTGCGACGACCACTACAGCTGCTGCCCCCATGACTACCCCGTCTGCAACGTCAAGCAGGGAACCTGCCTCATG GGCAAGGACAGCCCACTGTCACTGTCAGTGAAGGCTACGAAGCGCACCCTGGCCAAGCCGCACTGGGCTTTCCCTGGCAACACAGCTGCTGACGGCATGAAGAGCAGCGCATGA